One region of Vitis vinifera cultivar Pinot Noir 40024 chromosome 1, ASM3070453v1 genomic DNA includes:
- the LOC100264367 gene encoding 4-coumarate--CoA ligase-like 1, giving the protein MGTHLQASAQDNEHIFRSQHQAVPVPDNMTLPDFVLQDAELYAEKVAFVEAVTGKEYTYGEVVRDVRRFAKALRSIGLRKGRVVVVVLPNVAEYAIVALGIMAAGGVFSGANPAGHASEIKKQVEAADAKLVVTNGAMYEKVKSLELPVIVMGEEHVAGAINWGELLEAADRANTDTISEDVHQNDLCALPFSSGTTGISKGVMLTHRNLVANLCSTLFSVGPEMVGQITILGLMPFFHIYGITGICCATLRNKGKVVVIGRYELRTFLNALITHEITFAPIVPPIILALVKNPIVEEFDLSRLKLRAVMTAAAPLAPELLSAFEKKFPSVQVQEAYGLTEHSCITLTHGDPTKGHATAKKNSVGFILPNMELKFIDPETGISLPKNTPGEICVRSQCVMQGYYKNEEETARTIDNNGWLHTGDIGYIDDDGDVFVVDRIKELIKYKGFQVAPAELEAILLSHPSVEDTAVVSLPDEEAGEIPAACVVLNPEAKETEEEIVKYVASNVAQYKRVRVVHFVETIPKSPSGKIMRRLLREKMLEKMKNNTKSGAILP; this is encoded by the exons ATGGGAACTCACCTCCAAGCTTCTGCTCAAGATAATGAGCACATTTTCAGGAGCCAGCATCAAGCAGTTCCAGTGCCAGATAACATGACACTGCCGGACTTTGTGCTTCAGGATGCTGAATTGTATGCTGAAAAGGTGGCATTTGTGGAGGCTGTGACAGGGAAGGAGTATACTTATGGTGAAGTTGTCAGAGATGTAAGGAGGTTTGCTAAGGCCTTGAGGTCAATTGGGCTGAGGAAGGGGAGAGTGGTGGTTGTTGTACTGCCAAATGTGGCTGAGTACGCCATCGTCGCGCTGGGAATAATGGCCGCTGGCGGCGTGTTTTCAGGCGCAAACCCAGCTGGGCATGCTTCAGAGATTAAGAAGCAGGTGGAGGCTGCTGATGCCAAGCTTGTTGTCACAAATGGGGCCATGTATGAGAAG GTGAAAAGCCTGGAGCTACCAGTAATTGTGATGGGGGAAGAACATGTTGCAGGCGCCATAAACTGGGGTGAGCTGCTTGAAGCAGCAGACCGGGCAAACACCGATACAATCAGCGAGGATGTGCACCAGAATGATCTATGTGCCCTCCCATTCTCATCAGGGACTACAGGAATTTCAAAGGGAGTAATGCTCACTCACCGGAATCTGGTAGCTAACCTCTGCTCCACCCTCTTCAGTGTTGGGCCAGAGATGGTGGGACAAATCACTATTCTAGGCCTAATGCCATTCTTTCACATATATGGAATCACTGGAATATGCTGTGCCACACTTAGGAACAAGGGGAAGGTAGTGGTGATTGGGAGGTATGAGCTTAGAACTTTTCTGAATGCATTGATCACACATGAGATCACATTTGCCCCAATTGTGCCGCCAATCATTTTGGCATTGGTTAAGAATCCGATCGTGGAGGAGTTTGATCTCAGCAGGCTCAAGCTTAGGGCAGTCATGACTGCTGCAGCTCCCCTGGCACCTGAGCTCCTCTCTGCCTTTGAGAAGAAGTTCCCTAGTGTCCAAGTCCAAGAG GCATATGGACTGACTGAGCACAGCTGCATTACACTTACTCATGGAGACCCCACTAAAGGCCATGCCACTGCTAAGAAAAACTCAGTTGGGTTCATCCTTCCCAACATGGAGCTCAAGTTCATCGATCCTGAAACCGGTATCTCCCTCCCCAAGAACACCCCTGGTGAAATCTGTGTTAGAAGCCAATGTGTAATGCAAG GCTACTATAAGAACGAGGAGGAGACAGCTCGAACAATTGACAACAATGGATGGCTCCATACTGGCGACATTGGCTACATAGACGATGATGGGGACGTCTTTGTGGTTGATCGCATCAAAGAGTTGATCAAGTACAAAGGCTTCCAA GTAGCTCCTGCTGAGCTAGAGGCCATCCTTCTAAGTCACCCTTCAGTTGAAGACACTGCTGTTGTATC ACTGCCTGATGAAGAGGCAGGGGAGATTCCAGCAGCATGTGTAGTGCTCAACCCAGAAGCAAAAGAGACAGAGGAAGAAATTGTGAAGTATGTTGCCTCTAATGTGGCACAGTATAAGAGAGTGAGGGTGGTGCACTTTGTGGAGACTATCCCAAAATCACCATCTGGGAAAATTATGAGAAGGCTTCTTAGAGAAAAGATGctagaaaaaatgaagaacaacACCAAATCTGGTGCTATATTACCCTAA
- the LOC100242085 gene encoding F-box only protein 6: MEGLAMLRQLIGEVQELCELYGSSNYIPHQPHTQLLYHHHQHSHRWCFSNFDDDSAEDDYCDPIMRSGKSGTLKTMETYEPPPTKKSRKERNRGKLPGTTNSAEVMEQEIWKEFPEDLFEAVIARLPIATFFRFRLVCRKWNSLLNSNSFSQHCAQVPQGHPWFYTITHENVDPGAMYDPSLKKWHHPTIPSLRAKTVLPVASAGGLVCFLDINHRNFFVCNPLTQSFKELPARSVRVWSRVAVGMTLNGNSTTAGYKILWVGCDGEYEVYDSVKNSWARPGSMPLHVKLPLSLNFLSQAVSIDGTIYLMRSDPDGIVSYDMVTGAWKQFIIPAPLHLTDHTLAECGGRIMLVGLLTKNAATCVCIWELQKMMLLWKEVDRMPNIWCLEFYGKHVRMTCLGNKGLLMLSLRSRQMNRLVTYNVLSREWLKVPGCVVPRGGKKRQWIACGTAFHPCLTASA, translated from the exons ATGGAAGGCCTGGCCATGCTGAGGCAGCTGATCGGAGAGGTTCAAGAGCTTTGCGAACTCTACGGTTCCTCCAATTACATTCCTCATCAACCTCACACTCAACTTCTCTACCATCATCATCAACACAGCCACAg ATGGTGCTTCTCCAATTTTGATGATGACTCTGCTGAAGATGATTACTGCGATCCTATAATGAGGTCTGGAAAATCTGGAACTTTGAAGACGATGGAAACTTATGAGCCTCCACCCACCAAGAAATCCCGTAAAGAGCGGAACCGGGGAAAGTTACCTGGGACGACTAATTCAGCAGAGGTAATGGAACAAGAAATCTGGAAAGAATTCCCTGAAGACCTTTTTGAAGCTGTGATTGCTAGACTTCCCATTGCCACATTCTTTCGCTTCCGTTTAGTTTGTCGGAAATGGAATTCATTGCTCAACTCCAATAGTTTCTCTCAACATTGTGCCCAAGTCCCACAAGGCCATCCTTGGTTTTACACCATCACTCATGAAAATGTTGATCCTGGAGCCATGTACGATCCTTCCTTAAAGAAATGGCACCACCCCACAATCCCTTCTCTGCGTGCAAAGACTGTCTTGCCAGTGGCTTCTGCAGGAGGCCTAGTCTGTTTCCTTGATATCAACCATAGGAACTTCTTTGTATGCAACCCTCTGACTCAGTCTTTCAAAGAGTTGCCAGCAAGATCGGTTAGGGTCTGGTCCCGAGTAGCTGTGGGAATGACACTGAACGGGAATTCAACCACTGCAGGGTATAAGATCCTGTGGGTGGGCTGTGATGGTGAGTATGAAGTTTATGACTCAGTGAAGAACTCATGGGCCCGTCCAGGAAGCATGCCCTTACATGTCAAGCTACCGCTGTCGCTAAACTTCCTGTCACAGGCCGTGTCCATTGATGGCACAATTTACTTAATGCGTTCAGACCCAGATGGAATCGTGTCATATGATATGGTTACTGGGGCCTGGAAGCAGTTCATAATCCCTGCCCCACTGCATCTGACTGACCACACACTTGCCGAGTGTGGAGGCCGTATCATGCTCGTGGGGTTGCTGACAAAGAATGCCGCCACATGCGTATGCATATGGGAGCTACAGAAGATGATGCTCTTGTGGAAGGAGGTTGACAGAATGCCAAACATATGGTGCTTGGAGTTTTACGGAAAGCACGTTCGGATGACTTGCTTGGGCAACAAAGGATTGCTCATGCTGTCTCTAAGATCACGACAAATGAACCGGTTGGTTACTTACAATGTGTTGAGCAGGGAATGGCTGAAGGTTCCTGGATGTGTGGTGCCCCGTGGTGGAAAGAAGCGGCAGTGGATCGCCTGCGGCACGGCATTTCACCCATGCCTAACTGCTTCAGCCTAA